A region from the Bradyrhizobium erythrophlei genome encodes:
- a CDS encoding winged helix-turn-helix transcriptional regulator, with protein sequence MARTHKKVRYSPKSKGKEYTPVTAALDVEQAFKVLEGRWKLLILFHLFGGKVLRFSELERAIPAISQKMLIQQLRQMENDSMVRRIVHHQVPPKVEYGLTEWGQALCPALDALLKWAALREEMAERAGATSNE encoded by the coding sequence ATGGCAAGAACGCACAAAAAAGTAAGGTACTCACCCAAGAGTAAGGGAAAGGAATACACGCCCGTCACCGCTGCGCTGGATGTGGAGCAGGCGTTCAAAGTGCTCGAAGGGCGATGGAAGCTCCTCATCCTTTTCCACCTCTTCGGCGGAAAGGTCCTTCGCTTCTCGGAGCTGGAGCGGGCTATTCCGGCGATTTCCCAGAAGATGCTGATCCAGCAGCTTCGCCAGATGGAAAACGACAGCATGGTTCGGCGGATCGTCCATCATCAGGTGCCGCCGAAAGTCGAATATGGATTGACCGAGTGGGGTCAGGCTCTATGCCCGGCGCTCGACGCTTTGCTGAAATGGGCAGCTCTGCGCGAGGAAATGGCCGAAAGGGCCGGCGCTACGAGCAATGAGTAG
- a CDS encoding nuclear transport factor 2 family protein: protein MSSENTHDTDALAECFASDATVQDEGQTVKGLKAIKAWRLETAKKYQHTLEPVAASARDGKTVVSTKLTGNFPGSPVALDFVFTLEGGKIAALEIKS, encoded by the coding sequence ATGTCATCCGAAAACACGCACGACACTGACGCGCTTGCAGAGTGCTTCGCGTCGGACGCCACGGTGCAGGACGAAGGCCAGACGGTGAAGGGCCTGAAAGCCATCAAGGCGTGGCGGTTAGAGACCGCAAAGAAATACCAGCACACGCTTGAGCCAGTCGCCGCATCCGCACGCGACGGCAAGACCGTCGTCAGCACGAAGCTCACCGGGAACTTTCCCGGCAGCCCGGTCGCGCTCGACTTCGTGTTCACGCTGGAAGGCGGCAAGATCGCTGCGCTGGAGATAAAGTCATGA
- a CDS encoding SDR family oxidoreductase, with protein MSGYLGLEGKRALVTGGTKGVGQAVVAALREAGATALTTARSQPERPSNAEHFVVADVSTVEGCAAVADAVRDRLGGIDIVVHVVGGSAAPAGGFAVLDDTEWHKALDQNLFGAVRLDRALLPAMIEQGSGVVIHVTSIQDRMPLPEATIAYAAAKAALSNYSKALSKEVSPKGVRVVRVSPGWVETEAAVRLATRLAEQAGTDYEGGKQIIMNGLGGIPLGRPAKPEEVADLIAFVASPRAASITGTEYVIDGGTVPTA; from the coding sequence ATGAGCGGCTATCTCGGACTTGAGGGCAAGCGCGCGCTCGTGACGGGCGGCACCAAAGGCGTCGGTCAGGCCGTGGTCGCGGCGCTGCGCGAGGCCGGCGCGACGGCTCTGACCACGGCCCGTTCGCAGCCTGAGAGGCCTTCCAACGCCGAGCACTTCGTCGTCGCCGATGTATCGACGGTGGAAGGATGCGCCGCCGTCGCGGATGCGGTTCGCGACCGTCTCGGCGGAATCGACATCGTCGTTCATGTCGTCGGCGGATCCGCCGCGCCGGCGGGCGGCTTCGCCGTGCTCGACGATACGGAATGGCACAAGGCGCTAGACCAGAACCTCTTCGGCGCTGTGCGCCTCGATCGCGCGCTCCTGCCGGCGATGATCGAGCAAGGCTCCGGCGTTGTCATACATGTCACTTCGATTCAGGATCGGATGCCTCTGCCCGAAGCCACCATTGCCTACGCCGCAGCGAAAGCGGCACTTTCGAACTACAGCAAGGCACTGTCCAAGGAGGTGAGCCCCAAGGGCGTACGCGTCGTCCGCGTCTCACCCGGCTGGGTCGAAACCGAGGCAGCGGTTCGGTTGGCGACGCGACTGGCAGAACAGGCCGGTACGGATTATGAGGGTGGGAAGCAGATAATCATGAACGGACTCGGCGGAATACCACTCGGTCGTCCAGCCAAACCCGAAGAAGTCGCCGATCTCATCGCGTTTGTGGCATCGCCGCGCGCCGCCTCCATCACGGGGACAGAGTATGTCATCGACGGCGGGACCGTGCCGACCGCGTGA
- a CDS encoding NAD-dependent epimerase/dehydratase family protein: MSQSTSKIALVIGAAGGIGGATAASLAQHGWTVRGLTRRPQSDNGTIEWIAGDAMHAADVLRAAQGASLIVHAANPPGYRNWATQVLPMIDNTIAAAKAVGARIVLPGTIYNFGADAFPMLHEDSPQHPSTRKGAIRVEMEKKLKAAAQDGVAALIVRAGDYFGPKTTGNSFFAAVMVRPGSAVKWIVNPARSGRSHAWAYLPDVGETIALLMDREEALGDFEAFNFAGHQLASGEMPAAIAKAAGNRNPRVWPLPWFAIVALQPFVRLFREMSEMRYLWSESISLDGSRLEAFLGDALPRTPLKVAVRDTLVGLGCLKGEDVAGSNDLSAEYGAGHRGEANGSPR, translated from the coding sequence ATGTCCCAATCGACCAGCAAGATCGCGCTCGTTATCGGCGCCGCCGGCGGCATAGGAGGCGCAACCGCAGCGTCGCTCGCACAGCATGGATGGACCGTGCGCGGCCTGACCCGTCGGCCCCAGTCCGACAACGGGACAATCGAATGGATTGCCGGCGACGCCATGCACGCGGCTGACGTCCTTCGCGCCGCGCAGGGCGCGTCGCTGATCGTTCACGCCGCCAACCCGCCGGGCTACCGCAACTGGGCCACGCAAGTGCTGCCGATGATCGACAACACGATCGCCGCCGCCAAGGCGGTCGGCGCCCGCATCGTGCTGCCCGGCACGATCTACAATTTCGGCGCGGATGCCTTCCCGATGCTGCATGAGGATTCTCCGCAGCATCCGTCAACCCGCAAGGGTGCGATCCGGGTCGAGATGGAGAAGAAGCTCAAGGCTGCCGCGCAGGACGGCGTGGCGGCGCTGATCGTGCGGGCGGGCGATTACTTCGGACCGAAGACGACCGGCAACAGCTTCTTCGCGGCCGTGATGGTCCGGCCCGGCTCAGCCGTCAAATGGATTGTCAATCCTGCCCGCAGCGGCCGCAGCCACGCCTGGGCCTATCTTCCGGACGTCGGTGAAACCATCGCGCTATTGATGGACCGCGAGGAAGCGCTCGGCGATTTCGAGGCTTTCAATTTTGCCGGCCATCAACTGGCTTCCGGCGAAATGCCCGCGGCTATCGCAAAGGCCGCCGGCAATCGGAATCCGCGCGTGTGGCCGCTGCCCTGGTTCGCGATCGTCGCCCTGCAGCCGTTCGTCCGGCTGTTCCGGGAGATGTCCGAGATGCGCTACCTCTGGAGCGAGTCGATATCGCTCGACGGCAGCAGGCTCGAAGCCTTCCTCGGAGATGCGCTGCCGAGGACGCCGCTCAAGGTCGCAGTGCGCGACACGCTCGTTGGACTGGGCTGCCTCAAGGGGGAGGATGTAGCCGGCAGCAATGACCTCTCCGCCGAATACGGCGCCGGCCACCGGGGCGAAGCGAACGGGAGCCCGCGATGA
- a CDS encoding LysR family transcriptional regulator — protein MRDGTLSGAARNLGLTQPTLGRQIAELERQLGTALFIRSQRGLMPTDAARDIAPHAQAMAAAAGSMMRAASGGTSDAAGVVRITASETIGAEVLPPLLAEFRRANPGVTIELVLSNRVEDLLRGEADIAVRMVRPTQQALVARQIGEVRLGLYAHRAYLKHSPAPKSLAALASDHALIGFDQATPFLREMLSRLPITLNDFALRTDSDLAHLAAVRAGFGIGFVQHGIARRDRNLVAILPNEISLPMDMWLVLHEDLRASRRLRLMMEHLATGLGEYVAATNH, from the coding sequence TTGCGCGACGGGACGCTTTCCGGGGCGGCCCGCAATCTGGGCCTCACCCAGCCGACGCTGGGCCGGCAGATCGCCGAGCTCGAGCGCCAGTTGGGGACGGCACTGTTCATCCGGTCGCAGCGGGGCCTGATGCCGACCGACGCCGCACGGGACATCGCCCCGCATGCGCAGGCGATGGCAGCCGCCGCCGGCTCGATGATGCGGGCCGCTTCCGGAGGAACAAGCGACGCCGCAGGCGTCGTGCGCATCACTGCCAGCGAGACCATCGGCGCCGAAGTCCTGCCGCCACTGCTTGCGGAATTCCGCCGGGCCAATCCCGGCGTAACGATCGAACTGGTGCTGTCCAACCGCGTGGAAGACCTGCTTCGCGGCGAGGCCGATATCGCCGTTCGCATGGTGCGTCCGACGCAGCAGGCGCTGGTGGCGCGACAGATCGGCGAGGTTCGCCTCGGACTATACGCGCACCGAGCCTATCTGAAGCATTCGCCGGCGCCGAAGTCGCTGGCGGCGCTGGCGAGCGACCATGCCTTGATCGGCTTCGACCAGGCGACGCCGTTTCTGCGGGAAATGCTGAGCCGCCTGCCCATCACGCTCAACGATTTCGCGCTGAGGACCGACAGCGACCTGGCGCACCTGGCCGCGGTGCGCGCCGGATTCGGGATCGGATTTGTCCAGCATGGCATCGCCCGCCGCGACCGAAATCTCGTCGCAATCCTGCCGAACGAGATCAGCTTGCCCATGGACATGTGGCTGGTGCTCCACGAGGACCTGCGCGCAAGCCGGCGTCTGCGCCTGATGATGGAGCATCTGGCCACGGGCCTCGGGGAATACGTCGCAGCGACCAACCACTGA
- a CDS encoding GrlR family regulatory protein: MLANGKYSVWFRTPLGEGTGVVMLKDGAINGSDTVLAYTGSYAQDGDAFTAEITTRRHTPGQLSVFGIDNVDLSVTGKSTPTVASCRGATRQAPSMAFEAILIPIAD; the protein is encoded by the coding sequence ATGCTCGCAAACGGCAAATACTCCGTGTGGTTCAGAACCCCCTTGGGCGAGGGAACCGGCGTCGTCATGCTCAAGGATGGGGCGATCAACGGCAGCGACACGGTTCTCGCCTACACAGGGTCATACGCTCAGGACGGGGATGCTTTCACCGCCGAGATCACAACCAGGCGACATACGCCGGGGCAATTATCGGTATTCGGAATCGACAACGTCGATCTTTCGGTCACGGGGAAATCCACACCCACGGTGGCGTCGTGTCGTGGAGCAACACGGCAAGCACCAAGCATGGCATTTGAAGCGATCCTGATTCCCATCGCGGACTGA
- a CDS encoding histone deacetylase family protein, translating to MKAVHTELHRSHDPQFFLVRGVVRRTTEQPERADRLLAGLKAGKHQLIEPTVFGQGPRARVHSAEYLGFLAEAWDAWSALGDAGAEMIANMHPVRNAGTYPAHIVGRLGWHTVDTACPIGPGTWAAACAATDVAATAAQLVLDGEDAAYALCRPPGHHAYRDLAGGFCFLNNSAVAAAHLRLRHERVAILDVDVHHGNGTQGIFYERGDVLTVSIHADPASFYPFVWGYAHERGAGAGLGANLNIPLPIGTGDDGYLQAFGAAKGMIEAFAPGALVVALGLDASEHDPLAGLAVTTDGFRRIGQAIARLGLPTVLVQEGGYLSDILGANLTATLAGFEQAR from the coding sequence GTGAAAGCTGTCCATACCGAACTGCATCGCAGCCACGATCCGCAATTCTTCCTGGTTCGCGGCGTTGTGAGGCGCACCACCGAGCAGCCGGAGCGCGCGGACCGGCTGCTGGCGGGACTGAAAGCGGGCAAGCATCAACTGATTGAACCGACCGTGTTCGGACAGGGGCCGCGTGCCAGAGTGCACAGCGCCGAATATCTCGGCTTTCTTGCGGAGGCGTGGGACGCCTGGTCGGCGCTCGGCGATGCGGGCGCGGAAATGATCGCCAACATGCACCCGGTCCGCAACGCCGGGACTTACCCTGCGCACATCGTGGGCCGTCTCGGCTGGCATACCGTCGACACGGCCTGTCCGATCGGGCCCGGCACCTGGGCCGCGGCCTGTGCCGCGACGGACGTGGCAGCGACCGCGGCGCAACTGGTCCTGGACGGCGAAGACGCGGCCTACGCGCTCTGTCGTCCTCCGGGCCACCACGCCTATCGTGACTTGGCAGGTGGGTTTTGCTTCCTCAACAACAGCGCGGTCGCGGCGGCGCATCTGCGGCTCAGGCATGAGCGGGTGGCGATCCTCGATGTCGACGTGCACCACGGCAACGGCACGCAGGGTATTTTCTACGAGCGGGGCGATGTCCTGACGGTTTCGATCCATGCCGATCCGGCCTCGTTCTATCCCTTCGTTTGGGGCTATGCCCATGAGCGCGGCGCAGGCGCAGGCCTCGGCGCCAATCTCAATATCCCCTTGCCGATCGGCACCGGCGATGATGGCTACCTGCAGGCGTTCGGCGCAGCGAAAGGGATGATCGAGGCTTTCGCGCCGGGCGCGCTGGTGGTCGCGCTTGGGCTCGATGCGTCGGAGCATGATCCGTTGGCGGGCCTGGCGGTGACCACGGACGGATTCCGCCGCATCGGCCAGGCGATCGCGCGCCTGGGACTGCCGACGGTGTTGGTGCAGGAGGGCGGATATTTGTCGGACATTCTCGGCGCGAATCTCACGGCAACACTGGCGGGATTCGAACAGGCGCGATGA
- a CDS encoding winged helix-turn-helix transcriptional regulator, whose amino-acid sequence MSNLHYPQFCALARAAELIGERWTLLIIRELLLGAKRFGDLLDHLDGVSPTLLTARLNALVDSNLVRRVTLPRQANAQLYELTDIGREIEPAIRELIRWGGRFLFPPVPGDTFEPDWVMLGLDAIARRTPVPDIAIGLVVRHDRKSAAFTIAGGQNGTTIRKGGTDCKGSLQAPFDAVLQIIGMSISLEAAVASKRARVSGSAALVRKLPQLFDLAERRRGATTAM is encoded by the coding sequence ATGAGCAACCTTCATTACCCGCAGTTTTGCGCGCTTGCGCGCGCCGCTGAATTGATCGGCGAACGCTGGACGCTGCTGATCATCAGGGAGCTGCTGCTGGGAGCGAAGCGGTTCGGCGACCTTCTGGACCATCTTGACGGCGTGAGCCCGACGCTGCTGACCGCGCGTCTCAACGCTTTGGTCGACAGCAACCTGGTTCGCCGGGTCACATTGCCAAGACAGGCGAATGCACAGCTTTATGAACTGACCGACATCGGCCGGGAGATCGAGCCCGCGATCCGGGAATTGATCCGCTGGGGCGGCCGCTTCCTGTTTCCTCCGGTTCCCGGAGATACGTTCGAGCCGGATTGGGTCATGCTTGGCCTCGATGCCATCGCCAGGCGCACCCCCGTTCCCGACATCGCGATCGGTCTGGTGGTGAGGCATGACAGGAAATCCGCGGCCTTTACGATTGCAGGCGGCCAGAATGGCACGACAATCCGCAAGGGCGGCACCGATTGCAAGGGGTCGCTGCAAGCGCCGTTCGACGCGGTGCTTCAGATCATCGGGATGAGCATCTCGCTCGAGGCCGCGGTGGCGTCAAAACGCGCCAGGGTCAGCGGATCGGCCGCGCTGGTTCGCAAGCTGCCGCAACTATTCGACCTGGCTGAACGCCGGCGTGGGGCGACGACGGCGATGTAG
- a CDS encoding gamma-glutamyltransferase family protein translates to MSDLFSNAQHLRKPASVSKGGIVAAQSRKAAEIGAGVLAAGGDCIDAVVATTFALGVLEPWMSGLGGGGAMVLYRAREDRYEVIDYGMRAPGGIRSEDYPLTGAGTASDLFPWARVKDDRNLHGPGSIAVPGVVAGMEEAHRRHARLPWRELLAPSVDLAGNGLAVDWWTTLMIASSAADLRRYPASAAAYLVDGLPPNAPWGIKASVRLPQDRLKATLSYLAAEGARDFYQGDLARSIAADVQAGGGALSVEDLASFRAHGRVPLAIPYRGGKVYATPELTCGPTLAHALRLLQQRLQPGRSGPDAAAYAEYALALQSAYRERLQDMGDADGRRALGAEHLAPSCTTHFSVVDREGNMAAVTQTLLSTFGSKFVAPQSGITMNNGIMWFDPMPGGPNSLSPGKRCLTNYTPVLALAADGRRLAVGASGGRRILPAVAQLLSFVMDYGMDLDTAMHQPRIDASEGAVVIGDVRLPAPTRDALRARFDYEEARVQTFPMKFACPSVVLREGDTNSGANEIAQPWGDAVAEG, encoded by the coding sequence ATGAGCGACCTCTTCAGCAACGCCCAGCACTTGCGCAAACCCGCCTCGGTCTCCAAAGGCGGCATCGTCGCCGCGCAATCGCGCAAGGCCGCCGAGATCGGCGCTGGCGTGCTGGCGGCGGGCGGTGACTGCATCGACGCGGTGGTCGCAACGACGTTCGCGCTGGGAGTGCTGGAGCCCTGGATGAGCGGCCTCGGCGGCGGCGGGGCGATGGTGCTCTATCGCGCCCGCGAGGACCGTTATGAGGTGATCGACTACGGCATGCGCGCGCCCGGCGGCATTCGCTCCGAGGACTATCCGCTCACCGGCGCAGGCACGGCTTCCGACCTCTTCCCCTGGGCGCGGGTGAAGGACGACCGCAATCTCCACGGCCCGGGCTCGATCGCCGTGCCCGGCGTAGTGGCCGGCATGGAAGAAGCGCATCGCCGCCACGCCAGGCTGCCGTGGCGGGAACTGCTCGCGCCCAGCGTCGATCTCGCGGGCAACGGCCTCGCGGTGGATTGGTGGACTACGCTGATGATTGCAAGCTCGGCCGCGGATTTGCGGCGTTATCCCGCCAGCGCCGCCGCCTATCTCGTCGACGGCCTGCCGCCGAACGCGCCATGGGGGATCAAGGCCAGCGTGCGGCTTCCGCAGGACCGGCTCAAGGCGACGCTGTCCTATCTCGCGGCGGAAGGCGCCCGCGATTTCTACCAGGGCGATCTGGCGCGCAGCATCGCCGCCGACGTGCAGGCGGGCGGCGGCGCGCTGTCGGTCGAAGACCTTGCGTCCTTCCGCGCCCATGGGCGCGTGCCGCTGGCGATCCCTTATCGCGGCGGCAAGGTCTATGCGACGCCCGAACTCACCTGCGGGCCGACGCTGGCGCATGCCTTGCGCCTCCTGCAGCAGCGCCTGCAGCCCGGTCGCAGCGGACCGGACGCCGCGGCCTACGCGGAATATGCGCTGGCGCTGCAATCGGCCTACCGCGAACGCTTGCAGGACATGGGCGATGCCGACGGCCGGCGCGCGCTCGGCGCCGAGCATCTGGCGCCCAGCTGCACCACGCATTTCTCGGTGGTCGATCGCGAGGGCAACATGGCGGCCGTCACGCAAACCCTGCTGTCAACCTTCGGTTCGAAATTCGTGGCTCCGCAGAGCGGCATCACCATGAACAACGGCATCATGTGGTTCGATCCGATGCCCGGCGGCCCCAATTCACTCAGCCCCGGCAAACGCTGCCTGACCAATTACACGCCCGTGCTGGCCCTGGCGGCCGATGGCCGCAGACTCGCCGTCGGCGCCTCGGGCGGACGGCGCATCCTGCCGGCGGTGGCGCAGCTGTTGTCCTTCGTGATGGATTACGGCATGGACCTGGACACCGCGATGCACCAGCCGCGTATCGACGCCAGCGAGGGCGCGGTCGTGATCGGCGACGTTCGCCTGCCGGCGCCGACGCGGGACGCATTGCGGGCGCGCTTCGACTACGAAGAAGCGCGCGTGCAGACCTTTCCGATGAAGTTCGCCTGCCCAAGCGTGGTGCTGCGCGAGGGCGACACCAACAGCGGCGCCAATGAGATCGCCCAGCCCTGGGGCGACGCAGTGGCGGAGGGATAA
- a CDS encoding DUF4864 domain-containing protein gives MRAIALIAVILLGLASPARAGDGAAAAQSVIRSQAEAFGRDDAATAYSYAAPAIHDMYPRADIFMEMVQRSFAPVYRHRSFEFGEVRVEGNWIAQRVHIVDANGEAWEALYTLEAQPDGTFKITGCSLLKAGQSV, from the coding sequence ATGCGTGCCATAGCCCTGATTGCGGTCATTCTTCTCGGCCTCGCCTCCCCTGCCCGCGCCGGCGACGGCGCGGCCGCCGCCCAAAGCGTCATCCGCTCGCAGGCCGAAGCGTTTGGCCGCGACGACGCGGCAACAGCCTATTCCTACGCGGCGCCCGCGATCCACGACATGTACCCGCGGGCCGACATCTTCATGGAGATGGTCCAGCGCAGCTTTGCCCCGGTCTATCGCCACAGGAGTTTCGAGTTCGGCGAAGTGCGGGTGGAGGGCAACTGGATCGCGCAACGCGTTCACATCGTCGACGCCAACGGCGAGGCGTGGGAGGCGCTGTATACGCTGGAGGCCCAGCCCGACGGCACTTTCAAGATCACCGGCTGTTCGCTGCTGAAAGCCGGCCAATCCGTGTAA
- a CDS encoding MFS transporter translates to MHAPSDHRDSADFSPDSRLAWVRLVLALAIGSIGSVGLWSVVVSIPVVQAEFAATRGAVSLAFTLTMLGFGLGGVATGRITDRFGIVAAIALSISILGVAYVLAGLSTTLWQFNAVYALIGLGTSATFAPLMAEVSHWFERYRGLAVTIVASGNYIAGTIWPPLITFGIQSVGWRTTHIATGIFCAVTMTLLLLVLRARIGGAKLRNHDNAPPPRVDLALSTNTLTSLLCIASVACCVAMAMPQVHIVAYCGDLGYGPVHGAEMLSLMMAFGIVSRIGSGYLADKIGGIRTLLIGSVAQGFALLFYLFFDSLSSLYIISAMFGLFQGGIVPSYAIIVRESMPAREAATRVGIVILASVVGMSFGGWVSGVIFDATGSYGAAFINGLAWNALNITIMVGLLLRAQSRLALA, encoded by the coding sequence GTGCACGCCCCCTCCGATCACCGAGATTCGGCCGATTTCTCCCCGGACTCCCGTCTGGCCTGGGTGCGGCTGGTGCTGGCGCTGGCGATTGGATCGATCGGCAGCGTCGGCTTGTGGTCGGTCGTGGTCTCCATTCCGGTGGTGCAGGCGGAATTCGCCGCGACGCGCGGCGCGGTGTCGCTGGCCTTTACCCTCACCATGCTCGGTTTCGGCCTCGGCGGCGTCGCGACGGGGCGAATCACCGACCGCTTCGGCATCGTCGCGGCGATCGCGCTCAGCATCAGCATCCTCGGCGTGGCTTACGTGCTCGCCGGTCTTTCGACGACGCTGTGGCAGTTCAATGCGGTGTATGCCCTGATCGGGCTCGGCACCTCGGCGACCTTCGCACCGCTGATGGCCGAGGTCTCGCACTGGTTCGAGCGCTATCGCGGGCTCGCCGTCACCATCGTCGCCAGCGGCAATTATATCGCCGGCACGATCTGGCCGCCGCTGATCACCTTCGGGATTCAGTCCGTAGGCTGGCGTACCACCCATATCGCCACCGGCATTTTCTGCGCCGTGACGATGACGCTGCTGCTGCTGGTGCTGCGCGCCCGGATCGGCGGTGCCAAGCTGCGCAATCACGACAACGCGCCGCCGCCGCGGGTCGATCTTGCGCTGTCGACCAACACGCTGACCTCGCTGTTGTGCATCGCCAGCGTCGCCTGCTGCGTGGCGATGGCGATGCCGCAGGTCCACATCGTCGCCTATTGCGGCGACCTCGGCTACGGCCCGGTGCACGGCGCCGAGATGCTGTCCCTGATGATGGCGTTCGGCATCGTCAGCCGCATCGGTTCGGGCTATCTCGCCGACAAGATCGGCGGCATCCGCACACTTCTGATCGGCTCGGTGGCGCAGGGATTTGCGCTGTTGTTCTATCTGTTCTTCGACAGCCTCTCCTCGCTCTACATCATCTCGGCGATGTTCGGCCTGTTCCAGGGCGGCATCGTGCCGAGCTACGCCATCATCGTGCGCGAATCGATGCCCGCGCGCGAAGCCGCGACCCGCGTCGGCATCGTGATCCTGGCGTCCGTGGTCGGCATGTCCTTCGGCGGCTGGGTGTCCGGCGTGATCTTCGACGCGACGGGCTCCTATGGTGCTGCGTTCATCAACGGGCTCGCCTGGAACGCGCTCAACATCACCATCATGGTCGGGCTCCTGCTGCGGGCGCAGAGCCGGCTGGCGCTGGCGTGA